From a single Gimesia fumaroli genomic region:
- the ltrA gene encoding group II intron reverse transcriptase/maturase → MNRNREQKPTRVPFAAKQVGEASSRWDWVEPCVWTDRMLTALETGVKGGQWFSLIDKVDRDRNLYQAFRRVAANGGAAGVDHVSCERFAERLIPNLRKLSQQLREGNYQPQAIRRQWIPKPGSRELRPLGIPTARDRVVQTALRQVLEPIFERDFAEQSYGFRPGRGCKDALQRVDTLLESGYTYVVDADLKSYFDTIPHDKLMNRVREKISDGQVLTLIEMFLRQQILDDLAEWTPDRGSPQGAVISPLLSNIYLDPLDHLMAGAGIEMVRYADDFVILCRTREDAERALEMVRQWTAEAGLTLHPDKTHIVDMAEGSFDFLGYTFQGRYRFPRKKSLQKFKDSIRQKTRRTNGHSLQCIIAQLNPTLRGWFNYFQHCQPSTYTILDQWVRMRLRSILRKRRKGKGRGRGHDHLRWPNAYFAEQGLFSLKQSHVLASQSSQR, encoded by the coding sequence ATGAACCGAAACAGGGAACAAAAACCGACGCGAGTGCCGTTTGCGGCTAAACAAGTCGGAGAAGCTTCGTCCCGCTGGGACTGGGTAGAACCATGTGTCTGGACAGACCGCATGTTGACGGCCCTCGAAACGGGGGTGAAAGGAGGCCAATGGTTCAGTCTGATCGATAAAGTCGATCGTGATCGAAATTTGTATCAGGCGTTTCGTAGAGTAGCCGCCAACGGCGGTGCAGCTGGTGTGGATCACGTCAGCTGCGAACGCTTCGCCGAGCGATTGATCCCGAACCTGAGAAAGCTGTCGCAACAACTGCGGGAAGGAAACTACCAACCGCAGGCAATCCGGCGACAGTGGATTCCCAAGCCGGGGAGCAGGGAACTGCGTCCTCTGGGGATTCCCACAGCTCGGGATCGGGTGGTGCAGACCGCATTACGCCAAGTGCTGGAACCAATCTTCGAACGGGATTTCGCCGAGCAAAGCTATGGTTTCCGTCCCGGGCGCGGCTGTAAGGATGCGCTACAGCGTGTCGATACGCTGCTCGAAAGCGGTTACACATATGTGGTGGATGCAGATTTGAAGAGCTATTTCGACACAATTCCCCACGATAAGTTGATGAATCGGGTCCGGGAGAAAATCAGCGACGGCCAGGTGCTGACGCTGATCGAGATGTTTCTGCGTCAACAGATTCTAGATGACCTTGCCGAATGGACTCCCGATCGTGGGAGCCCCCAGGGAGCGGTGATCAGCCCGTTGCTCAGCAACATCTATCTCGATCCCCTCGACCATTTGATGGCGGGAGCCGGAATTGAGATGGTCCGTTACGCAGACGACTTCGTGATTTTGTGTCGAACTCGGGAAGACGCCGAGCGAGCTTTGGAGATGGTGCGGCAGTGGACGGCGGAAGCCGGCCTGACGCTGCATCCGGACAAGACTCACATCGTCGACATGGCCGAGGGGAGCTTCGATTTTCTGGGTTACACTTTCCAGGGGCGTTATCGCTTCCCTCGAAAGAAAAGTCTCCAGAAATTCAAAGACTCCATTCGGCAGAAGACGAGGCGGACGAACGGGCATAGCCTTCAATGCATCATTGCACAGCTCAACCCGACGCTACGTGGCTGGTTCAATTATTTTCAACACTGCCAGCCTTCCACGTATACCATCCTGGATCAGTGGGTTCGCATGCGTCTGCGAAGTATACTTCGGAAACGTCGTAAAGGCAAAGGTCGCGGACGAGGACACGATCATTTACGCTGGCCCAATGCTTATTTTGCCGAACAGGGACTGTTCTCCTTGAAACAATCCCATGTTCTGGCCAGTCAATCCTCGCAGAGGTAA
- the der gene encoding ribosome biogenesis GTPase Der has protein sequence MAVPKIAIVGRPNVGKSSIFNWLAGHRVAIVDPTAGVTRDRVTYLVHEKERYFELVDTGGIGITDSDDLSEDIERQIQVGIDEADLILFVVDGSMGLAHLDEEVAQRLRSIEKPKILCINKCDSTKTDDEAAQFFRLTNAPVVLTSVKGNRNRNELIEALLDHLPPAEEFEETEGETLSADPELKIAIVGRRNVGKSTFINALAESERMIVSEVAGTTRDSVDIRFEFDDKSFLAIDTPGVRKRKSLANNIEFYGLTRAKRSIRRANVVLMFFDSQQTISKVDKQLVNEIDENYKPCIFVINKWDLGRESKMTSEKWDEYLTSQFRTMRHAPVAFVTARDSRNIKQVINLAQAIYKQSRIRVSTGRLNKIVRAAIQNSQPPYSKNRRPKIFYATQVATEPPTIVLKCNDAKLFTDSWKRYLSGVLREQLPFKEIPIKIYYRSKDLKEEGGPSLDMIDNDDFQEDFEPERP, from the coding sequence ATGGCCGTACCAAAAATTGCCATCGTGGGCCGACCCAATGTCGGCAAAAGTTCGATTTTCAACTGGCTTGCCGGACACCGTGTCGCCATTGTCGACCCGACGGCAGGGGTGACCCGTGATCGGGTTACGTACCTGGTTCATGAAAAAGAGCGCTACTTCGAACTGGTAGATACCGGCGGAATTGGAATCACCGATAGCGACGATCTCTCGGAAGATATCGAACGTCAGATTCAGGTCGGCATCGATGAAGCCGATCTGATTCTGTTTGTCGTCGACGGCTCGATGGGTCTTGCGCACCTGGATGAAGAAGTCGCCCAGAGACTAAGGTCGATTGAAAAACCGAAGATCCTCTGCATTAACAAATGCGACTCGACGAAAACCGATGACGAAGCGGCTCAATTTTTTCGCCTGACAAACGCCCCCGTGGTTTTAACCAGCGTCAAAGGAAATCGGAACCGTAACGAATTAATCGAAGCCTTATTGGATCACCTGCCCCCCGCCGAAGAGTTTGAAGAAACCGAAGGCGAAACGCTTTCAGCCGACCCCGAACTGAAAATCGCCATCGTCGGCCGCCGCAATGTCGGCAAGAGCACGTTCATCAACGCGCTCGCTGAATCAGAAAGAATGATCGTCAGCGAAGTCGCCGGTACCACGCGTGACAGTGTCGATATTCGCTTTGAATTCGATGACAAATCGTTCCTGGCCATCGATACGCCGGGCGTACGCAAGCGCAAGAGTCTGGCCAACAATATCGAATTTTACGGTTTAACGCGCGCGAAGCGCAGCATCCGTCGCGCCAATGTCGTGCTGATGTTTTTTGATTCGCAGCAAACGATTTCCAAAGTCGACAAACAGCTCGTCAACGAAATTGATGAAAACTATAAGCCCTGCATCTTCGTCATCAACAAATGGGATCTGGGCCGCGAGAGTAAGATGACCTCTGAAAAATGGGATGAATACCTGACGTCACAATTCCGCACCATGCGGCACGCTCCCGTGGCATTCGTAACCGCCCGCGATTCTCGAAACATCAAACAGGTAATCAATCTGGCTCAGGCGATTTACAAACAATCCCGCATTCGCGTTTCGACGGGCCGACTGAATAAAATCGTCCGGGCTGCAATTCAGAATAGCCAACCACCGTATTCTAAAAACCGTCGACCGAAAATTTTCTACGCGACACAAGTAGCAACCGAACCACCGACGATTGTCCTGAAGTGTAACGACGCTAAACTCTTCACCGACTCCTGGAAACGCTACCTCAGCGGCGTCCTGCGGGAACAGCTCCCGTTCAAAGAGATACCGATCAAAATCTATTATCGCTCGAAAGACCTCAAAGAAGAGGGCGGCCCCAGTCTGGACATGATCGACAACGACGATTTCCAGGAAGACTTCGAGCCGGAACGACCATAG
- the hpnC gene encoding squalene synthase HpnC: MTVFEQELTAWGPDSSYYEGTDAPIDVEQAREYCRKIALGHYENFPVVSWALPRELRPHFFNVYAFCRWADDLGDEIQDAETSLTLLAWWRSQLEECYQGISGTNADPQTPAPRLHPVFIALAPTIEEFALPQEAFDDLIQAFEQDQRVTEYQSFAQLEEYCQKSANPVGRLVLHLCRSVSPETLAWSDSICTGLQLANFWQDVSRDFDMGRIYLPAEDRGQFGYTIAQLEGNEFNESFQRLMAFEVQRARQFLLDGLPLVAQLPGRLQVDIDLFIRGGLKILDHIERLQFNVWKNRPVVSRFEFAWMLTQSLIRQLFSGSHRK, encoded by the coding sequence ATGACGGTATTTGAGCAAGAATTGACCGCTTGGGGGCCCGATTCTTCCTATTATGAGGGAACGGATGCTCCCATCGACGTGGAGCAGGCTCGGGAATACTGCCGTAAGATTGCACTGGGGCATTACGAAAATTTTCCCGTTGTCTCCTGGGCATTACCGCGGGAACTGCGTCCGCACTTTTTTAACGTTTATGCGTTCTGTCGCTGGGCCGATGATCTGGGAGATGAAATTCAGGACGCAGAGACCTCCCTCACACTGCTCGCCTGGTGGCGATCACAGCTAGAGGAATGCTATCAGGGGATCTCCGGTACTAACGCCGATCCACAAACACCCGCGCCGCGCCTGCATCCGGTGTTTATTGCTCTGGCACCAACAATTGAAGAATTTGCGCTACCCCAAGAGGCCTTTGATGATCTGATTCAGGCCTTTGAGCAGGATCAGCGTGTCACCGAGTATCAGTCGTTTGCGCAGCTAGAGGAGTATTGCCAGAAGAGTGCCAATCCAGTGGGGCGACTGGTACTGCATCTCTGCCGGTCTGTTTCGCCTGAAACGCTGGCATGGTCTGATTCGATTTGTACCGGATTGCAACTTGCAAATTTCTGGCAGGACGTCTCACGCGATTTTGATATGGGCCGGATTTATCTTCCTGCCGAAGATCGCGGGCAATTCGGCTATACCATCGCACAATTAGAGGGCAACGAGTTTAACGAATCATTTCAACGATTGATGGCTTTTGAAGTGCAGCGCGCCCGTCAGTTTCTGCTGGATGGTTTGCCGCTGGTTGCTCAGCTTCCCGGGCGATTGCAGGTTGACATTGATCTGTTTATTCGGGGTGGCCTGAAAATCCTGGATCACATCGAACGGCTGCAATTCAATGTCTGGAAAAATCGTCCTGTGGTGTCCCGCTTTGAGTTTGCCTGGATGCTGACTCAGAGCCTGATAAGACAGTTGTTTTCCGGTTCCCATCGAAAATGA
- a CDS encoding ribonucleoside-diphosphate reductase subunit alpha — translation MIRAQTEWIVTKRGGRTASFDASLIGRAISNAFRAELNLADNQPLDDEIRMEIPEMVESVANEIAAAASSDSGVEVEKIQDVVEMMLMRRGHYRIARRYIVYRAERAKLRALRGSNDLVDESEEIKSTAPRFHVILKDGTKVPFDEGRILARLSEACRGLEGDCSAEDLLEEVMRSIFDGISVEELYRAMILAARTRIERDPAYDTVASRLMLKIIYNDALGNAPSDVNELNQLYVDRFTQFLNDGIEAKRLTPDLHKFDLNRIALALQPERDHLFQYLGLQAIFDRYLLHIDGRRIETPQYFWMRVSMGLAIQEAGDFTGRAIEFYNILSTFRFTSATPTLFNSATLHPQLSSCYLSTVDDDLDHIFKCVADNAKLSKWAGGLGNDWTQIRATNSHISGTNGQSQGVIPFLKVVNDTAVAVNQGGKRKGAVCSYLETWHMDVEEFLDLRKNTGDDRRRTHDMHTANWIPDLFMRRVREDAEWTLFSPNDVPDLHDLYGQAFEQRYAEYEKMTETGEIKLFRRISAVELWRKMLTRLFETGHPWITWKDPSNLRSPQDHTGVVHSSNLCTEILLNTSRDETAVCNLGSVNLKLHIVDGQLDLGMLEETVRTAMRMLDNVIDINYYPTDEARNSNTRHRPVGLGVMGFQDALLAQGISYASMQAVEFADASMEAISYYAILASSELAGERGRYGSYAGSKWDRGLLPIDTLDLHEKEREVPIEVDRQTRLNWQVVRDSIAQNGMRNSNVMAIAPTATISTIIGVSQSIEPSYKHLYVKSNLSGEFTQVNRLLVDDLKALGLWDADMLEALKYYDGSVTEIERIPDDLKARYLTAFEVEPKWTIECAAHRQKWIDMGQSLNLYLAEPSGKKLHEMYMLAWERGLKTTYYLRTLAATQVEKSTVDVNKFGIQPRWMKNASASGDIQVERAAATLITPGETCNLDGDCEACQ, via the coding sequence ATGATTCGAGCGCAAACAGAATGGATCGTCACGAAGCGGGGGGGAAGAACAGCTTCCTTTGATGCATCGTTGATCGGTCGTGCAATCTCTAACGCTTTCCGCGCAGAACTGAATCTCGCAGATAATCAGCCACTCGACGATGAAATTCGGATGGAAATTCCGGAAATGGTCGAGTCAGTGGCTAATGAAATTGCTGCCGCCGCCAGTAGTGATTCTGGTGTTGAAGTAGAAAAGATTCAGGACGTAGTCGAGATGATGTTAATGCGACGCGGGCACTACCGTATTGCACGTCGCTACATTGTCTATCGTGCTGAGCGCGCCAAGCTTCGTGCATTACGCGGATCTAATGATCTGGTAGATGAGTCTGAAGAAATCAAATCAACGGCGCCCCGGTTCCATGTCATTCTCAAAGACGGAACCAAAGTTCCCTTTGATGAAGGACGTATTTTAGCACGGCTTTCCGAAGCCTGTCGCGGTTTGGAAGGCGATTGTTCGGCGGAAGATCTGCTTGAAGAAGTGATGCGTTCGATTTTCGACGGGATTTCTGTCGAAGAGTTGTATCGTGCCATGATTCTGGCAGCCCGGACTCGTATCGAACGCGATCCTGCCTACGATACGGTTGCTTCGCGTTTGATGCTGAAGATTATCTACAATGACGCTCTGGGAAATGCGCCCTCTGACGTCAATGAATTGAATCAGCTCTATGTAGATCGTTTTACACAGTTCCTCAATGATGGAATTGAAGCCAAACGATTGACTCCCGATCTGCACAAGTTTGATCTGAACCGGATTGCTCTGGCGCTCCAGCCGGAACGCGACCACCTGTTCCAGTACTTGGGATTGCAGGCCATTTTCGATCGTTACCTGCTGCACATTGACGGCCGTCGTATTGAAACGCCTCAGTATTTCTGGATGCGTGTTTCCATGGGACTGGCGATTCAGGAAGCCGGCGATTTTACTGGACGGGCAATTGAGTTCTATAACATTCTGTCGACGTTTCGATTTACATCGGCGACACCGACTCTGTTTAACTCAGCGACTTTGCATCCTCAGTTGAGTTCCTGTTATCTTTCGACCGTTGACGATGATCTGGACCACATTTTCAAATGTGTTGCTGATAACGCCAAGCTTTCCAAGTGGGCCGGCGGACTGGGGAATGACTGGACTCAAATCCGGGCGACCAATTCGCACATCAGTGGTACCAACGGTCAGAGCCAGGGCGTGATTCCGTTCCTGAAGGTCGTGAATGATACTGCTGTCGCTGTGAACCAGGGTGGCAAACGCAAAGGTGCCGTCTGTTCCTATCTGGAAACATGGCACATGGATGTCGAAGAGTTTCTCGACTTGCGTAAGAATACAGGCGATGATCGACGACGCACCCATGATATGCATACGGCGAACTGGATTCCTGATCTGTTTATGCGTCGTGTTCGCGAAGATGCCGAGTGGACTCTGTTCAGCCCGAACGATGTTCCCGATCTACATGATCTTTACGGTCAGGCATTCGAACAGCGTTATGCTGAATACGAAAAGATGACCGAAACCGGTGAGATCAAACTCTTCCGTCGGATTTCTGCTGTCGAGTTGTGGCGTAAGATGCTGACGCGTCTGTTTGAAACTGGTCATCCCTGGATTACCTGGAAAGATCCTTCGAACCTGCGTTCGCCTCAGGATCATACGGGTGTGGTTCACAGCAGTAACCTCTGTACTGAGATTCTGTTGAATACCTCGCGGGATGAGACGGCTGTTTGTAACCTGGGTTCCGTCAACCTCAAACTGCACATTGTTGATGGTCAGCTTGATCTGGGAATGCTGGAAGAGACCGTACGGACTGCGATGCGAATGTTGGATAACGTGATTGATATCAATTACTATCCGACAGATGAAGCCCGTAATTCGAACACCCGCCATCGTCCCGTCGGTTTGGGCGTGATGGGTTTCCAGGATGCTCTGCTCGCTCAGGGGATCAGCTATGCCAGCATGCAGGCTGTCGAGTTTGCCGATGCCAGCATGGAAGCGATTTCCTACTACGCGATTCTGGCTTCGTCTGAACTGGCGGGTGAGCGTGGTCGTTACGGTTCTTATGCTGGTTCCAAGTGGGATCGTGGCTTACTGCCCATCGATACGCTGGATCTGCATGAAAAAGAACGCGAAGTTCCGATTGAAGTGGATCGGCAGACCCGCCTGAACTGGCAGGTCGTGCGGGATTCAATCGCGCAGAACGGGATGCGTAACAGCAACGTGATGGCGATTGCTCCCACGGCGACGATTTCGACGATCATTGGTGTGTCTCAATCGATTGAGCCTTCCTATAAGCATCTGTATGTGAAGAGCAATCTGTCCGGCGAGTTTACTCAGGTCAACCGTTTACTGGTGGATGACTTGAAAGCGCTGGGATTATGGGATGCAGATATGCTGGAAGCCCTCAAGTACTATGATGGTTCGGTTACAGAGATCGAACGCATTCCTGATGACTTGAAGGCCCGCTATCTGACAGCATTCGAAGTGGAGCCCAAGTGGACCATTGAATGTGCTGCCCATCGTCAGAAATGGATTGATATGGGACAGTCACTCAATCTGTATCTGGCAGAACCTTCGGGTAAGAAGCTGCATGAAATGTATATGCTGGCCTGGGAACGCGGGTTGAAGACAACCTACTATCTGCGAACTCTGGCAGCGACGCAGGTTGAGAAATCAACCGTGGACGTCAACAAATTCGGAATTCAGCCTCGCTGGATGAAAAACGCAAGTGCGTCAGGTGATATTCAAGTCGAACGGGCAGCAGCCACGCTGATTACTCCCGGTGAGACCTGCAACCTGGATGGTGACTGTGAAGCATGTCAGTAA
- a CDS encoding ribonucleotide-diphosphate reductase subunit beta, producing the protein MTILNSNTAATPAVTPVGDTPTGRFKADKKRLINCSQVDVNQLMPLKYHWAWEHYLNGCANHWMPTEVGMTKDIEMWRSSKLSDGERFVIMRNLGFFATAESLVANNIVLAIFKHVTNAECRQYLLRQAFEEAVHSHTFLYIVESLGLNESEVFNMYHEVPAIAKKDQLEMELTSEILDPEFTTDTFEGAQAFLKNLIGYYLIMEGLFFYTGFVMVLSFHRRNMMTGIGEQFQYILRDETIHLNFGIDLINGIKQENPELWTPEFQQTIIDRIKYAAELEIEYAKDCLPTGILGLNGDLFREYVQHIADRRLERIGLPAQYGSSNPFPWMSETMDLSKEKNFFETRVTEYQSSGSLNWD; encoded by the coding sequence ATGACAATTCTTAATTCGAATACAGCAGCTACTCCAGCAGTCACCCCTGTGGGAGATACTCCCACGGGACGCTTTAAAGCAGATAAAAAACGACTGATTAATTGCTCTCAGGTCGACGTCAATCAATTGATGCCTTTGAAGTATCATTGGGCCTGGGAACATTATCTGAATGGCTGTGCCAACCACTGGATGCCTACCGAAGTCGGTATGACCAAAGACATCGAAATGTGGCGTTCCAGCAAACTCAGTGATGGCGAACGTTTTGTAATTATGCGAAACCTCGGTTTCTTTGCGACAGCCGAGAGCCTGGTTGCCAATAACATTGTGTTGGCGATTTTCAAACATGTGACGAACGCAGAATGCCGTCAGTATCTGTTACGTCAGGCGTTTGAAGAAGCCGTACACTCTCATACGTTCCTGTACATTGTCGAAAGCCTCGGACTGAATGAGTCAGAAGTATTCAACATGTACCACGAAGTTCCTGCGATCGCTAAAAAAGATCAACTGGAAATGGAACTGACGTCTGAGATTCTTGATCCCGAATTCACGACGGATACCTTTGAAGGAGCTCAGGCATTCCTGAAAAACCTGATCGGTTACTACCTGATCATGGAAGGGCTCTTCTTCTATACCGGTTTCGTGATGGTGCTGTCATTCCATCGTCGCAACATGATGACGGGGATTGGCGAGCAGTTCCAGTACATCCTGCGTGATGAAACGATCCACTTGAACTTTGGTATCGACTTGATCAATGGCATCAAACAGGAAAACCCGGAGCTCTGGACTCCCGAATTCCAGCAGACGATTATCGACCGCATCAAGTATGCTGCCGAGTTGGAAATTGAATACGCCAAAGACTGTCTGCCTACCGGAATTCTGGGATTAAACGGCGACCTGTTCCGCGAATACGTGCAGCATATCGCTGACCGTCGTCTGGAACGTATTGGCCTGCCCGCCCAGTACGGTTCTTCCAATCCCTTCCCCTGGATGAGCGAAACCATGGACCTTTCGAAGGAAAAGAACTTCTTCGAAACTCGCGTGACCGAATACCAGAGCTCAGGATCACTGAACTGGGACTGA
- a CDS encoding PF20097 family protein, translating to MSTTPQCADCGKDMEKGFVPDNTFLGTLQTGWHPGDPEAESRTLFGMQLKNRTETIHVDESGTRKIMTYRCPTCGLLRSYAE from the coding sequence ATGAGTACGACCCCGCAATGCGCTGACTGTGGAAAAGATATGGAAAAAGGATTTGTCCCGGATAATACGTTCCTGGGGACCCTGCAAACGGGATGGCATCCAGGCGATCCCGAAGCGGAAAGCCGCACGTTGTTCGGGATGCAGTTGAAGAACCGGACCGAGACGATCCATGTGGATGAATCCGGAACAAGAAAGATCATGACATACCGCTGCCCCACATGTGGTCTGCTGCGGTCGTATGCAGAATGA
- the metE gene encoding 5-methyltetrahydropteroyltriglutamate--homocysteine S-methyltransferase translates to MAIATNLGFPRIGSQRELKRAVEKFWSGKIDEAELSSVCQELRAAHWKQQQAAGITQIPSNDFSLYDQVLDTAALVGAVPKRFEWAGGNVDLSTYFSMARGGKGGKSVTASTAGVAALEMTKWFDTNYHYLVPEFEAQQEFQLSSIKPVDEYCEAKALGIETRPVLLGPVSFLLLGKTWEEQIDPLSLLDRLLPVYFDVLAKLAAAGAAWVQIDEPCLVLDLTEAQQVAYQRAYNELVNNTGGMQILLATYFGSLKENLQTAVSLPVNTLHIDLVRAPEQLDAVLDLLPEETSLSLGVVDGRNIWKNDFEQSLALIEKAVNRIGADRILIGPSCSLLHSPVDLDKETDLDAEIKQWLAYAQQKLQEIDVLTRCVNQGRANVADELAENQAAMEARRSSPRVHRAEVKNRCATVTESMRQRQHSYVERHEVQAASLKLPLFPTTTIGSFPQTDEIRKARAAYKKGEIADEAYEEFLENCIADDIQYQEEVGLDVLVHGEAERNDMVEYFGEQLEGFIATKNGWVQSYGSRCVKPPIIFGDILRKGPMTVKWSKYAQSCTEKLMKGMLTGPVTILQWSFVRDDQPRSETCQQIALAIRDEVLDLEAAGIRIIQIDEPAVREGLPLRHSDWAAYLKWSVDCFRLASAGVKDETQIHTHMCYSEFNDIIEAIAALDADVISIETSRSNMELLEVFARFKYPNEIGPGVYDIHSPRVPTVEWMEQLLEKALDVLEPRQLWVNPDCGLKTRKWDEVKPSLKNMVDAAKVLRKKVKPAN, encoded by the coding sequence ATGGCTATTGCAACAAATCTAGGTTTCCCCCGTATTGGATCTCAGCGTGAACTGAAGCGGGCTGTCGAAAAATTCTGGTCCGGAAAAATTGACGAAGCGGAATTATCATCCGTTTGCCAGGAACTGCGTGCCGCTCACTGGAAGCAGCAGCAGGCAGCAGGAATCACGCAGATTCCGTCGAATGATTTTTCGCTCTACGATCAGGTGCTGGATACGGCGGCGCTGGTGGGAGCAGTTCCCAAACGTTTCGAATGGGCCGGAGGCAATGTAGATTTATCAACCTATTTTTCAATGGCACGGGGCGGAAAAGGGGGCAAGTCGGTGACTGCTTCAACTGCCGGCGTGGCCGCGCTGGAAATGACCAAGTGGTTCGACACGAACTACCACTATCTGGTCCCCGAATTCGAGGCACAACAGGAGTTTCAACTTTCTTCGATCAAACCCGTGGATGAATATTGCGAAGCGAAAGCCCTCGGGATTGAGACCCGTCCGGTCTTACTGGGGCCGGTTTCCTTTCTGCTGCTCGGCAAAACCTGGGAAGAACAGATTGATCCGTTGAGCTTACTGGACCGTCTGTTGCCCGTTTATTTTGACGTCTTGGCAAAGCTGGCGGCTGCGGGAGCGGCGTGGGTGCAGATTGATGAGCCTTGTCTGGTGCTCGATCTGACGGAAGCACAACAGGTCGCTTATCAACGCGCTTATAATGAGCTCGTGAACAATACCGGCGGGATGCAGATTTTGCTGGCGACCTATTTTGGATCGCTAAAGGAAAATTTGCAGACCGCTGTCTCATTGCCGGTGAATACGTTACACATCGATCTGGTGCGAGCGCCGGAACAGCTTGATGCGGTTTTGGATCTACTGCCCGAAGAGACGTCGCTTTCATTAGGTGTCGTCGATGGACGCAATATCTGGAAGAACGATTTTGAACAGTCGCTGGCTTTGATTGAAAAGGCAGTGAATCGAATTGGCGCGGATCGAATTCTGATCGGTCCTTCCTGTTCGTTGTTGCACAGTCCCGTGGACCTGGATAAGGAAACGGATCTGGATGCTGAGATCAAGCAGTGGTTGGCCTATGCGCAACAGAAGTTGCAGGAGATCGATGTTCTGACGCGGTGTGTGAATCAGGGTCGAGCAAATGTGGCCGACGAACTGGCAGAGAACCAGGCAGCGATGGAAGCACGTCGTTCTTCTCCGCGTGTGCATCGGGCGGAAGTTAAAAACCGTTGCGCGACTGTGACCGAATCGATGCGCCAACGCCAGCATTCCTATGTGGAACGGCATGAGGTACAGGCGGCAAGTTTGAAGCTGCCTTTGTTTCCGACCACCACCATCGGTTCGTTTCCACAGACGGATGAAATTCGCAAAGCACGCGCCGCTTATAAAAAAGGCGAAATTGCTGATGAGGCTTATGAAGAATTTTTAGAGAACTGTATTGCCGATGATATTCAATATCAGGAAGAAGTCGGACTGGATGTGCTGGTGCACGGCGAAGCCGAACGGAATGACATGGTTGAATATTTCGGTGAGCAACTGGAAGGTTTTATTGCGACTAAAAACGGCTGGGTACAAAGTTATGGTTCCCGATGTGTGAAACCGCCGATCATCTTTGGTGACATTCTTCGCAAGGGGCCGATGACAGTGAAATGGTCAAAGTACGCGCAGTCCTGCACAGAGAAACTAATGAAAGGGATGTTGACCGGGCCGGTGACGATTCTGCAATGGTCGTTCGTGCGAGACGATCAGCCACGCAGTGAAACGTGTCAGCAGATCGCACTGGCGATTCGCGATGAAGTTCTGGATCTCGAAGCGGCCGGAATCAGGATCATTCAGATTGATGAACCGGCGGTACGTGAAGGCCTGCCGCTGCGACATTCTGACTGGGCCGCTTATTTGAAGTGGTCCGTCGACTGTTTCCGGCTGGCATCAGCAGGTGTGAAAGATGAGACGCAGATTCATACTCACATGTGTTATTCCGAGTTCAATGATATCATCGAAGCGATTGCCGCCCTGGATGCGGATGTGATTTCGATTGAAACTTCGCGGAGTAATATGGAGCTACTGGAGGTGTTTGCCCGGTTCAAGTATCCGAATGAAATCGGGCCCGGCGTTTATGATATTCATTCGCCTCGCGTGCCGACGGTGGAGTGGATGGAACAGTTGCTGGAAAAAGCACTGGACGTTCTGGAGCCTCGCCAGTTGTGGGTGAATCCGGATTGCGGGCTCAAAACACGTAAGTGGGACGAGGTGAAGCCGTCATTAAAGAACATGGTGGATGCCGCAAAAGTACTGCGTAAGAAAGT